In the genome of Schistocerca americana mitochondrion, complete genome, the window GATTTATTATTCCAATAATTGTTATAATCCTTGCAACAACATTATCAAAAAAATTAATTAATGACCGAGAAAAAAGATCACCATTCGAGTGTGGATTTGACCCAAAAAGATCAGCACGAATACCATTCTCACTTCGATTCTTCTTAATTGCAGTAATTTTCTTAATTTTTGATGTAGAAATCGCATTAATCCTTCCAATTGTAATTATTTTTAAAACTTCAGACATTATAATCTGAACAGTATCAACAATATTTTTTATTATAGTATTATTAGGCGGACTATACCATGAATGAAATCAAGGAGCCTTACAATGAGCAGAATAAAGGGTTGTAGTTAACTATAACATTTGGGTTGCATTCAAAAAGTATTGATATAATCAATCAACCTTAAATAGAATAAGAAGCGAAATATTGCAGCCAGTTTCGACCTGGAAGATTGGTAAATAAATACCCTTATTCTTATTAATTGAAGCCAAAAAGAGGCGTATTACTGTTAATAATATAATTGAACTATAAAGTTCCAATTAAGGAAATGTAAAGCCAATATGAAAGCTGCTAACTTTTTATATTAGCGGTTAAACTCCGTTAACATTTCTAAAATTTATATAGTTTAAATAAAACATTACATTTTCACTGTAAAAATAATATATGTATATTTATAAATACCTAAAAGTAAAAATACTTCCTTAACATCTTCAGTGTCACGCTCTAATTATAAGCTATTTAAGTAAACGAAAAATAATACCACCAAAATAAATATTCAAAAAATAAAAGTTAAAAGATAAATCTTAAAATTAGAATCATATCAACCTTGTATATAACTAATTAAATAAATAAATAGTCTATATAAACCTTGACCACCAAATAATTCACCTCAACCATAATCAAATGACTTTGATGAATAATAACCCAATTTTAAAGGAAAATATCTAATAAACTTAGTTGAAATGAAAGGTATAAACCACATAGAACCAGCAAATCTAACAAAAGAAAGCATACTTAAAGAAAATAAATTTTGAGAAAAATCAAAATTAGAAATAAGATAACCCAAATAAGCACCTAAAACAACTACAGTAATAGTTAAAAACTTCAAATAATAAGGAAGGGCAATCACATGAGGAACAGGAAAAATTAACCAAGACAAAAGGCTACCACCAAAAACAGCAACAAACAATAAACCAATTATACCAAAAGAAATATAATAACCCTTATCATCAAAAGAAAATCTAGAATAAAAATTATTGTCACCAGATATTGAATAATAAAAAAGACGAAAAGAATAAGAAGCAGTTAAACCAGTAGAAAAGAAGTAAAGAAAAAAAATCAAACAATTAATTCATCTTAAACAAACCATCTCAAGAATTAAATCCTTTGAATAAAAACCTGCTAAAAATGGTATACCACACAAAGATAAACTAGAAACATTAAAACAAACTGAAGTTAAGGGCATAAAATTAACAATTGAACCTATAAAACGAATATCCTGAGAATCCTTTAAATTATGAATTATTGAACCTGCACACATAAACAATAAAGCCTTAAATAAAGCATGAGCTAATAAATGAAAAAATGCAAGTTTTGGATAACCCATAGCCAAAATTCTTATTATTAAACCAAGTTGTCTTAAAGTAGAAAGAGCAATAATTTTCTTCAAATCAAATTCAAAATTTGCACCCAAACCAGCCATAAACATAGTTATACAACCAATTAAAAGTAGGAATCAACCACAATTATAAGTATCTAATATTGGTCTAAAACGAATTAATAAATAAACCC includes:
- the ND3 gene encoding NADH dehydrogenase subunit 3, which codes for MLILSTSIFISFIIPMIVMILATTLSKKLINDREKSSPFECGFDPKSSARMPFSLRFFLIAVIFLIFDVEIALILPIVIIFKTSDIMIWTVSTMFFIMVLLGGLYHEWNQGALQWAE
- the ND5 gene encoding NADH dehydrogenase subunit 5 (TAA stop codon is completed by the addition of 3' A residues to the mRNA) codes for the protein MCSLSFFSLFFSSTMIFILGIYYLMIDYSVFVEWELFNLNGSMVVMTLILDWMSLIFMSFVMYISSLVIYYSEDYMSGEKNMNRFIIIVLMFILSMGFLIISPNLISILLGWDGLGLVSYCLVIYYQNVKSYSAGMLTALSNRIGDVAILISIAWMLNFGGWNYIYYYDFISNSFEMKLITMLIVLAAMTKSAQIPFSSWLPAAMAAPTPVSALVHSSTLVTAGVYLLIRFSPMLDTYNCGWFLLLIGCMTMFMAGLGANFEFDLKKIIALSTLSQLGLMMSILAMGYPKLAFFHLLAHALFKALLFMCAGSMIHNLKDSQDIRFMGSIVNFMPLTSVCFNVSSLSLCGMPFLAGFYSKDLILEMVCLSWINCLIFFLYFFSTGLTASYSFRLFYYSMSGDNNFYSSFSFDDKGYYISFGMIGLLFVAVFGGSLLSWLIFPVPHVIALPYYLKFLTITVVVLGAYLGYLISNFDFSQNLFSLSMLSFVSFAGSMWFMPFISTKFISYFPLKLGYYSSKSFDYGWGELFGGQGLYSLFIYLISYMQGWYDSNFKIYLLTFIFWMFILVVLFFV